The Cucurbita pepo subsp. pepo cultivar mu-cu-16 chromosome LG05, ASM280686v2, whole genome shotgun sequence nucleotide sequence tgTCCAACTAATGCAAGTACTCTAGTTGGCTAGGTTGAGAATAGCATGCAGGAAAACATGTCAGATTTTCAAACTGTTGTCCAGTAGTCAGTAAAGAATTCATGAATCCATCAAATGGAAACATCAGAGACCACATTGAAGGTCACCAGAAGTAATCTAGAAGAATCTTACCTTGCCATCATATTCTTGCCTTAATAGCACTTCTGGAGCAATATATGCAGGTGTCCCCACAGTTGACTTTGGTTGTGAATGAAGCACTGATGACTGAAGAATATAAAGAATATCAGTTATTCAATCATGAGGATGCCCCAAAGCaatcatttgaaaattgattcAACGTGACAATCTTTTCATAGAGactaaatagaaaataaagtcAATCAATAAGTTCAAATCAGACTACCCTACCACAAACCCTCCGCAGCCATGAACTAAATCTAGATTCAAATCGTGTCTAGCACAGGTGTATAAACAGGATTAAAAGAGCACATCAACCTTCAAGAGAAAGATAAAGTTAGCTGTCATCTAAACCAGAAAATTTCCTTAAGATTTAAGTCATGTACAAGAAGGGGCAAAACAGAAAGGCATTCCATACAAATGAACAAATATATCTTAgttgcaaagaaaaaaatacccCGAAGGAATAAAGATTAAGTATCAGCTACAAAGTCATGTAATTTAAACAAAGATACTAAATTGCAATTGGAAACAGACAAATTATACCTTTGAGTAGCCAAAGTCACATATTTTTAAACGAGGGGCTGGACTACCATCCAGTAAAGTGTTCTCCAACTTCAAGTCCCGGTGACACACTTGCTTCACCAATtaaagcaagtaaaagaaattaattttttttataaaaaaaaaacaataacaaaaagtTTCCACTGCCTTCCAGGGATAGGATGtagaaaagaagatgataaggatTGAAGATTCATATAACCGTTCAAGTACCATGGCATGGCAGAAGCTGACTCCTGATATAAGCTGCTGAAAGAAGAAGCGAGCCTACACCAGGATGATAAGAGATCAATTCCGGAACAAGAGTAAATGATGATAAtcataagaaacaaaatgtaaatttaaaaaaatcaagaccTCATCCTCACTAAAGCGTCCTGCGTTGCTAATGCGCTCGAAGAGCTCTCCTCCAGATGCATATTCCATTACAATTGCAAGATGGGTAGTCGTCAAGATGACCTTTATCCATGGCAGGAGTACCCAGAGATCGAAAGAAGTCAATGATacttaagttaaaaaaaaatagagaaaaaacaaaaaagcaaTAAAGTTGGAATTAGACTACCTCTCTGAACCTGACTATGTTAGGGTGCCTCAGGGACCTGTGATTGATGATTTCTCGCTGAACATTTTCATCTATCTACAAGACGACAGCTTCATAagaattaagaagaaaaacataatcCTCATAGCATTTGATTGAGAACTTGCCCACTAACTATTGGAATTAACACAATCCCAAGTGAAATTGTCTTTGAAGATTTTAGTTTCTAGATACAAGTTTTACG carries:
- the LOC111795496 gene encoding serine/threonine-protein kinase SRK2I-like isoform X2; this encodes MDRSTITVGPAMDMPIMHDSDRYDFVRDIGSGNFGVARLMRDKHTKELVAVKYIERGDKIDENVQREIINHRSLRHPNIVRFREVILTTTHLAIVMEYASGGELFERISNAGRFSEDEARFFFQQLISGVSFCHAMQVCHRDLKLENTLLDGSPAPRLKICDFGYSKSSVLHSQPKSTVGTPAYIAPEVLLRQEYDGKTADVWSCGVTLYVMLVGAYPFEDPDEPKDFRKTIQRILSVQYAIPDCVQISPECRHLISRIFVADPATSPCWFTWDVLD